A region of the Dreissena polymorpha isolate Duluth1 chromosome 6, UMN_Dpol_1.0, whole genome shotgun sequence genome:
CGAAACTGCAGTGTGTTCTAAGTTAAGCATAATGATATCAAGCACGTATTAATGGTAGATTTACCTGTTGAGTGCATTATTTGGACAGAAATATTGAGTGATCTTAATTTTCCAGTAATTGAGTTCATTGAATTGTGACCAGTTTGGCGTTTCTCGACAGATTAACGTGATGTTGAAAGGCGTtcctattaacccatttatgcctagttgactttcccatccttctaaattggatcaatttatttccaaaattaggaatgtctagtatatttatttctatatttagaatatttcttatagaaattccatttagcaaacagcgcagaccctgatgagacaccgcagcatcatgcggcgtctcatctgggtctaggctgttttccaaggccttttttctagacgctaggcataaatgggttaagaaacaAGTACATTGCTTCGATCgcatcggcttacaataacagaTTTTCTGTTTGGTAAACGACAgcatattatttatttgtaaaaaacacaagaattaaaaaaaataatcccaaGTTTACCGTTTGATCAGTTTGCAGTTACAGTGATTTTGTGCATTCACAGCCCGAGGTAAGATACTAATACATGCATCttgaatatcattatttgtagTCTTCATGCAAAATCATGCAACGACATATtatttaaaacctatttattatagCTAGATTGCATCAACAGCCATTGACCCGAATACACTATAGTAAAGGTCCCTGTTAAAGCTGATTCGCTAATTGATAAAATCGGAACTCCAttgcctgggtagaaccagtatttggtgtcttcgGGGAAACTCAAAGAAAACTCTCACAGCGGGAATCAAACCGTCGACCACCAGGTGGTTAGGtgtacaccatatccactacgtctTGGCGACAGCAATAGAAGCCTTGTTctgggcaaactgggcttaatgaattgGCTTCAATTGTTggccggataagcctgtgcagtttgaaccGGCAAATCTGCAGCAACACTTTTTGTCTCAGCTGGatttttttagaagagactttcttttatactttcttttatacttaaaatccatacaagcgaaaagtgttgtccctgattagcctgtgcacatgcattagacccagtatttccagaacaagactcatatattAAGCTTACAtatgtggggattgaacctgggCCCTCAAAGATTGAGACTTAAGTAAACCAAGGAGATAATAACTCAGATTTGTTGCAGACTCAAAACCTCCGCCCCTGAATCACTAGTAGGCAGTGCTCCAGCACGGCCTAACAAGAAAAGGGCAACTACAGCCTCCAACCcctaccagtgttttttttatattgaaaatcaggtccggtaatcggccccattcccaatggaacattttttttcaaaatgggaGCTAAAAAGTATTGTGATTCATAGGTTTACATAACATAATAACATGCTCAGAACTTATAATGTACTCGAATGTCAAGAACGCATTGCATACATGTTCTATCGACTTCTTTTTTATGCTTAAACCAGATTAAACAGGAACATGCCGTTTCTCTCGCATGAGATCAGCTGTGATCACCACGACAAAATACGATCTGATGAGGTCTAATAGGATAACCACGATCATTGCACGATTAAGACAACAATGTCATTCTTAAGGCCAATATTGACAAGGCAAAGCTTTTTGTCGTAGACACAATATTGAACGTTATATGCTAGTATTAAATCCACCCTATTACAACTATCGTATTACTCGATTAGGTAATTTTTTTCGCATAGTGTTATACAGTATTTCTACCAAAAAATGGATGGATAAATAACGCCGTTAATTATATACACTTTTGAAAATATTCATACACTGTATAAGGTAATTACGATATTCCGGACTGAACCAACACACTGAATCGATCTAATAACAACATCAAATAGAATTCCTTATCCTTAAATTTATCTTATTAACGAACCtattacaaaatattttctttttaacacGAGAATACAAACTTCATTTTTATAACTTAATTTCCGTTGTAATAAATAATCaccaatttaaatatgaaatatgcaGTTGGGTTTGCAAGCTAGAACTGCTTTCGCTTCAACTTATTCTTAAAGGTAGCGTTTACAcgttttaaaatttataataataccGTATAGTTATATATATTCAAGAGCAGTCCGTGAAATGTGCTCGTCATATATATCAATTAAGTGATTAATGGTAAACCGGTTTGTAATGATATGGCAGCttataaaagaaatatgttaacatatgaaAGTTTTAAGTGTTTGCGAATATTTGATTGTAGAGAACTATGGTCAAAATAAGCAGATAAAGCCCGATATAACATGGTTTATTACTGCACTCGTTATTGTCGCAATTCGTCAAACTATACTGTATGTTTACATCAGTATTGATTACCAAATGATGTGAATAATGTAATTACGTACCTCGCACCAGGAAAAACGCATTTCTGGAATGTGTTTGGTAATATCAAAGTAGTGCTGCATGTTCCATATAATGCTTGCTGCCAGACACATAGACGCTGAGCTCAAGTGAAAACAATCAACCTGGGTTTTGAAGGTCTGTGTGAGGGTGGGAGTTGTTATTTTGGTCACCAATACATGCCGTCCAAACGGAAACGTTTTTTTCTTTCCCGTTCTACTGTCTTTTTAAGCTTTGTGCATTAATGTTCAACAGAGTGAATAATTTCGATAAAGTCAGTCACGATACTTGACTCTAGAGTTTTAAACATAGCGATACCTagcataaaatatttcattatcaaCAGATATTTTTAGCGGTGCGATTTCACATTGAATATGTGTACGATATGTCAACATAATCGTCCTCAAAACGACCTTATGATAACTAACTAGAACGGAAACTGATTCGCTATAAGTGATAACGCATGATACGCTTTTCTTTGATAAAACACTGATATCAGCTTTTTAGGTAAACACAGATCGTCATGAACGTATTTTAACCCGTCTGATTACCTTGACATGTGTAAAACGCGGGGACGTTTTTTACATTCAATTATTTCATCAAATCAGAATGTTATATTTAGCGAGTCAAACAGCATAAGCCTTTTTCCGTGCTCAACACTTTTCTCTCTTTGGTATTTGTGATatgtttcttttgcaaaggaACTCGGAactaaataactttatttttggtTTTGAAATCCCAATTTGGTAGAAGTCTATGAGCTTgaagtaaacaataaatattacaaaagcTGTAAACAATATCGTATTTAATACCACAAAGATGAATAATACGTTCCgctatgtttaaatttatcaaacgaAGCACATGTCTGTCATCAGATGTTATCTCTTTGTTTCATACAAATATTTTCGTATTTAGATACCATGTATCTTAAAAGGGACTTAATATACTTTGAATTATGCAATTGAATATCCTTTACCTTATCGATTTAATCAAACTCTTTATAAGacgacaaacagactgacagacagaaatTTTAGTCAAGACATGTACATAGTACACCAcaacacatacatatacaaaGAATAGTCCAACATGCTCATTTCcgaattttgtgaaaaaaaataacaacattaaataaaaagtttataaaCATAAATGACAATACCATTTCGGTAGTCGAGATGAGAAAATATTGAATACACATTTGAATTagcaaaatatatgtttgaaaacgtgattaacactttttaaataaatacatttaccaTTTGTTCTAAgtgtatttttatacagttattaCATGCTTAAAATTGTTCCATTTGTATTCATACATAAATAGAACCCGCGACCACCGGGTGTATGTACAGGACAAAAATACGAAGTGACATGCCAAATATAATCCTTTTGACATTGTTATGATAAAATGGATGTGTAAAGATATTTTGATACACAATTCAATGCATCATATGCACAATATGGCTTGATAGGTTTCAACCACAGAAGCCATGCTTTGAACTCACTTTGTCGACCGAAACATTCTTAAGTcatttaagtcatttaaaaaGTATCAAAGATGTGGGCTTTTAGGTTTTTGAGAAGAGTTTTTTTACCTACCATATGATTATATTTAACATTCGTAGATGTaaagatatattttaaaattaactgcatgtaaaCGATCTAGTTGCTGAAATCAAGCATAACTATACTAAATATAATGTTCTTTTGTGAAACTGTGACAACAAAGCGGTCGCCATAATGTCGTTTATATATTTTAGTCAATAACATAATGAACGAATTTAGAAAATCAGACATGTTCGAAAGCATAAACAAATGTATGTGCATATGCTTTTTACATATAATGACTTATTGTCCAGTCATTCATATGGAGTACAATGCAAAGTACTATTCCTTTATATCAGAGATAATCAATTGTTTTCATAAACCCGACTGAGCCTTTTTGTGAAGAGTCTCCAGACTAAGTTTTCTTCGGTCATTGCAACTTTCGATTATGTTCGCAATATGTTAATTAATTTAAGAGGAAAcatgtttggaaaaaaatcggaagatttattccaaaaaatatgtattttaaagtgAGAAATACCTCTTGTATAGAAAAGAACGTTAAcataactattatttttattgttaagattttttaaaaagcaaacaaacatTATAAGTCTCTTTAAATTATTCAGGTCGGTAACGTACTAGTCCTTTGCACATCAATAAGAAAGCACTTCAATCGGATAGCAATATTTACAATATCTTTGTTACAACATAGAGCTGGTCGTCGAGTAGAGTGCAATGATTAGATAAATTGCCACCTGATTCAATAATTGCAAACTGTATGGATAACATAAGCGCGCATGATATGGATATGTGAGGAGCTTTAGTTACATGCTTCATAGCGGTTCGTGTAATTACAACtaattttcaaattttcttaacgttgaatatattttaaatgtaacaagcgatgaactatttttttgtattgatAACTGCTGTTTACCTATGAAGTTGTTGAAATTGAGACTTATATGCAcattgtgttaatttacaagtCTTAGAGCGACCGGACCAATTGTTTTATGGCGATTTGTTTAGATGTTAAACTAGTGAACTGGAAATCTCCGTTATGGCAATCAGCTCCGGTTATCGTGTTAGTGGGGTTACAGGAAGTAGTGCGACGATCAggtccattctatacatagatggtgacgtcactacgttattttCTCCTCTATGGTttgacgcatcacattcccctggtttggggaattatgctttcgccaaagtagttctgcgtaagaatgaaaatgttaatattgaaagaaaaatcgattttattgtgtgtttaaaacggaatgttgtttaaagaaatgttatttaattatgtttaaatgtgattttaaatcTCTATTAAGCCTGATAGTGATTATCAGAAGCATGATAACCATAccttctttcgctttcacttttcattcgtaaaagaagtgctacccacaattcctttcgcgttagtacacaggtcagaaagaccggtgtgtacacaatgcttcAGGTCCTGTTCCAGACGTTAGTACTCATTGTCCGTGGCGCGTTGGATTAACGTCTCAAGCGAAAGAAAAGGTTAGGCTTGGGTTGATTGGGGGAAGGAAGCTGTAAACCGTATTTTCGCCAGTTTATTTAACCATAGATCCGTTCCGCTATGATCGTTTCAGTTGCTCATCCGTATCAGTTCCACATCCGTATccatataattttttattatgttaatcGTTAGGGACAATCTTATCGTTATTTttttagcatatatatatatatatatatatatatatatatatatatatatatatatatatatatatatatatatatatatatatatatatatatatcatgaaaCATGCTTAAATTTTGTTGTACATTCAGATGATTATATTTAGTAAACATTACCAACAAATTACTAAGAATGGTTCCGCGCGCAAATGTTCAGCGGTCCTTGTCATAAAATTTCAATAAAGACGCTTGAAAGCACTTAAAATGTCCCAATCTCAAATGCGTAAAAACATGTATCTGACCCGGTAGTGTGTATATTATCGCAGTGCACTAGCTTTATCTAATCAATGTGTTAAGATTTCTTCCATTTGCTTTAGTTCAGAAGGATTTATACACTCATTTATTTACCTCGATCGGAAGTCGTTTCTGTTGCGTGAATGACTAAcctatttcatttttataatattactGCTAACTGAGTAATTTACAATTACATCAAACGATTGCCTTATAATATTCTCTATTTCGACAAGTAAACAAGCTGATGACAAGTATTACATAGAACATGTTTAATGAACATGGAAAAGTACATCTCATTTTTGTTAGAAAGCATTAACATTTGGACTAAAAGTATAGGCCTAGgcatttgtatcgaatgctaaccactgtGAGTCTGACCCAAAAACTGATTTACGAAGTCGTAATCctgccgtagcgaattattttattcctatcgaagtaaacaattatgaatgacaaacacacaatccgaaatacgttttaatgattcgttcgatgttttaaaatattaaaaaaaaatactgttaaaaccaccatgtcataattgttgtccctaaaatcctgagagaaactagatagtatgtttcgtcagagaaatgacgtcaaactagatacgtcataaattgcgtaatgaattaaatgataaatacggaCAGCTagtttggtaatatattttaaaaacaaaaaaggatgatatataatataacgataacattcatgatgcgtttcaataaatgtcaaaggtcaaatattagaacatgttaatcgtcacagcgtgcgtaggaatacactacttcctgtagaccggagataggaaaatgtATTCGATCCTACTTTATTTGGTCAAactttgcaacagaggcaggataaatacCATTTTTATTGTAACAGGGTAATCTGCATTGCAATAATCATATAAGCTAATCCAATATATTAGTATATAGGCTTTTTAAACAATAACACCGCATACACAAATAGTTGTACAACTCTTGCATTTCaaacctgaaaaaaaaaacaattaaacaattggcaacaaataatatatatattttgagcTGACGAAATGGCAAATCAAATTACATTTTAGTATAGGTTTAACAGTGTTTATACCAGTGCACATCAACAGGTGATataacattataaacaaaaagTATCTCAATAATGATTGTTTTTACGGTTGACATTGAATGTTCTTATTCGCTATCAAGTAAATTGTATAGGTAAACTTTATTCTATTTAATTGCCAAGAGTAATGCAAATGAAATGACAAAACATTTCATGATAACAGCACTTTGTCACAGGGAATACAATCATCGCATTAAGCCTCTAAATTTATGCATTTGGTACGACTGTTATTAATAAATCAGTAATTACCGTTTGAATAGTGGGTAATAAGTCCCTCAGATATTATTCATAATAACATTTGGTTTTGATAGCTTGCGTATTACTTTTTGTACGGCTAGATTTTCCCATCATGAAATCCTCGCTTACACAACTTACCAACATGGTCCAGCGGATGCTATGCTATTGATGATATATGGTCTAACATCCGAATAATTCGCTTAGCACATGTTTATATTCCTTCTTACAGCCGGCGTCCTAGAAAATACAGTACTTCATCCTTCGCAGTCTATCAGACATTCATTATTACAAGCTCCATCTCCCCAGCTATCCTGTTGCTAAAAGGTTCGTTGAGAATGTTCCTGTACAAATGAAATCCGTTAATTAACTCCCTGTATACCTGTTTAGCGGATATAACGTTTGTGATTGATCTATTTCGAATCAATAAGTTCGAGAATGCATTAGACTAAATTTGGATATAGCTTTGTAACAAAAAGTGTATTTTGTGCAGACATTTGCCTAATGACGACTTGAATAACGGGGTTCTTAGGGCATGAGTCATTCAGCAAATAGTTCATGTCAGGACAGTTACCTATCAGGGGTATATCTTTAATTTCTGACGAAATAGTATCTAGTTCTATATGATCTTGCGACTTCCTATGGTTAGATGTATGCGGTGATGTGTTGTCTATTCTGTTAACATACTAACTAGGTTTGTGTGGAcggttttgtaaataatttctaaatGATAATTGTCTTATAAAACTTAACAAGACGCAATCAAACCGAAATCCTGAACATGACAATGTAACGAGTACGCTATTGCTTTCAGCTTTCCAGGTTCGAATCCCGAGAAAATCAatagatttgtttttaacatttcttTTGAAATTATAAGTGATTACAAACATTGTTCATACACAAAGTGTCAACGCATCAATTCGTAAACACgtatcataaattaatatttataggcataaatatacatttttgccATTGAATATAGAGAGCTTTACATAAATCTAGACACTTCCCAACTAGAAGAACGTTCTAAAATTTATTTTGGAACGTTCGCTGTTATGTACTCATTAACATACACATACTATAAAATGAATGCTATTATGTGTGCactattatgaatatttaataGGACCGACGATATTCAAATGGCTGAATATTGTGTGGAAGGCGAAGGCAAAAAATGGCTGTTGGAAACGATGCGAATGATGTTAAGGGAGGAGATTAATGAGGGGTTGCATGATTTTAACATTGAACGGGTTCACAAAAGAGATGAACATGCGAACGACGTAGAAGCCGAGTACCAACAGAAATGTCGAGGTATgtgcaacaaaaaaataatataaaaaaatgacaatGCTCGCAGTTTGCGATGAGTACGTGGTAGTTTGGTTAGAAATCGTGAAAATTAATGTGTCAACGAGATGCTTTAATGTTTTTCTCATAGGCAATATATCTTGATTTGTCTATTAACCAATGCTAccttaacattaataatatatatgggTACATTATTGTATGAGTACGTTTGGAAAGTATGAGATGTTCAATAATTTgtcaattgaaatatatttacgaCTTAGGCATAATTTCATCCGTtccgttaaaaaaaataatgtaaaaaacaaataCTGGCAATAAGTATGTTAAAATTAAAAACGTTTCTAATGACAATACAAAGAGGGAACAAATCGTTCGAGAACAAATCCACGGCTACATATATGGTTGTATGTATTCAACTCAAATTTTGTTGGTCTTTTAATAACTCTTTTTTGTTAGTTTGCATTAAAATTATTCACTAAAGTATtacatatttgatttatttagctcacctgagcacgaaaGTGACTCAAACtcgatgaaacttggtaagaatgtttttctCGACGATATCTAAGCTGGGTTTGATTCTCAacaactaggtcattaggtcaaatcttacaaaaacctgtAGTGTAACTACACTATAAGCCACACTCATAtatcagtcttcatgaaacttggtcagaatgttattCGTAACAATATATAGGCTGTGCTTGAATCCAGGTCACATTATTCCTATAACTAGGAAACCTAATCAAAATTTAGACACATTTTGCTACTGCTTAGGTCGCAAGTATGACTCATTCTTGATAATACtttgcaaaaatattatttattacaatGTGTCACACGTGCCCAAGTACTGACAATTGGTTTACTTAAAACTCCTGTGAGCTCTTCAGGATTATCATCGCCATATTGTATTCCAGAAAGATCGTATTTGCGCGCTTTGAACTTTAAATTGTCagtttattcaaaatataatatacGTTTcagtaacaaaaaaacaacatacgtatacatgtttttaatataatttagttTAAGTAAGTGTATttagaaattaacatattaattttatagtgATTAAATCGAGTCATATAAGAGTAAATGTTGGTTTTGAGAAGATCTGATTTTTGTTACGTGTTAAAAATACGTTTTTCATTGTATGggaaaatgaaaaacatattaaacaaatgtaaagattgaatttttttaacaagaaaaacaacatgttttactAAGAACgatgaaacatttttgtttgtttatgcatcgATTTggacaaatattatttaaattggacAACAAATGGCAACACATTTCAGATCCCCATTCCCGCTCATTATGTCTCTGATGTTTGTTCAATCCACCCATTCTGGTCATAATAAGAGGTCATTGTAAAGGAACTATTTGTAAGcctgttttttatatttaaattggaaaaattgAGTGGCCTGCAAAATTATAATGGCGACAGAGATTAAAAAGAACTTctgttttttgttttgctttctgTTGACAAATCATTAACAACCGTTTCACGATGTAAACGCAGATTGGTAACATCGTCTGCATTAAACTTTTTTAAAACTCCCACTTCACAAATCTTAAGGAAAGAAAACATTTAAACCACTAAGGACTTATTCGGTCCAAATTGTGATACATATTATCGAATCTGATTCTGATTATTTACAAGACATCCGCGATTGCAAATGCCCATGTCAAATTTTAGTGTTACGTTATACATTATAGTATGCATACATATAAATCATGATAATTCTGTATTATACCGTATGGTTTGATAATAAGTATCCGACCAACACGCTGTTGTTTTCATTTATAGTGATAAACAAAACtgagattttaatatttttatagaacAATAACAAACGCCGCTTTGAACAGTATGCCAATGTGTTTTTTGTGCGTAGCGAAACATATACAACAAAGCAAGTTTGGATGTGGAATATTAATATGGTTCTTATCATTTACATCTCGTCtgtaaatgcgtttataatttacaAGTCGAATTCAGTAAATAAAAGAGATgtataaataagttcataattgGAATTAAAGCTTTAATGATTCTGTACCCGGTGACATGTTTTCACATATAATGTTGACAATAAATACCTGTCGCAACGATACTGATAATTTGTGAGTGGCATAATCTTAATTTATCaatcaataaaattaaacatgtaGTTTTGAAGCGAAAGCATACTAAGAGCTTAAACTttcaatacttaatatatttttagAATTTCTAGGACGGTTGAAAGAATACTACAAGAAAAAATTGACAATGCTACCTGTTTCGCCAATATGGTATGGTCGTGAGAAATCGATTATGGATATTTTTGTACCGATACAATTTCACCATGTCGCACGCGAGAAAAACGGATCTCGAAGAGATACGGAACAAAAGGTAGAAACATACAAGGACATGTTTTATACAAACACCACATTGAACGACCGAGTATCCATACAAGGAGATCCTGGAATGGGCAAGACTACGTTTCTTGGTAAATTGGTCATTGACTGGTGCAATTCAGACTCAAAAGATCCGGAGCCAAGCTCTAAATTCAGTGATGTAGAAATATTGCAGAATTTCAGATTTTTATTCCACATTAAACTTCGAGACTCAGTTGGGCAAAATAAAGTAGTAAACatgatcaaaacacaaataattgatgaaatttactttaataaaaaacaacagagGGAGGCATACGATTTACTTGGAAGTATCTTGGAAAGGGAGACCTGCCTTGTAACAATGGATGGGTTAAATGAATGGACTGATCACACAAAAGAAAACCCTATACCGAAACTGTATTCTATATCCAAGCAATGTGTTGTCTTAACAACATCACGACCCTGGAAAATTGCTGATAAGCGTATCAGAGATTCTGAAATCGGTACACTTATAGAAGCGGTTGGAATAACAGACACCGAACAGCTTACGCAAAATATGCTACGTTCTCTGACTGTAGAATATCAAGAGTCATATAAAGAATTTATGGCCTACGTAGAGGAACGTAAATTAAACCATTTTCTGGCCTCTCCTTGGATGCTGACACTCCTAGTAAATCTATGGGTGGACAAAACGTTTTTAAGTGGATCATTATGCGAAATAAATAAAGTTCTGATATACACCCTTTTCAACAAGGAACTGCCAAAAGAGGGGTTTACTGAACATATTCCATCGGAAAATGCTGTTTTCGAGCATCACACAGAGATTTGTAACGCACTAGCAAGGGATGCATTTTATTTCACGATTTGCTCTGAAAAATCACTAGTATTTAGCaaacaggaactattaagtacTGACATGTTGTCAAATGAACAACTCGAGTTTGCCATCAGATCTGGTGTTTTGAATGAACGACATTGCTTCTCAACCGCATCGTGTAAATCGCAAGTTTCATTTCTACATGAAACGATCCAGGAATTCTTTGCTGCTTCTCATATCGCTAATTTACCGGAGGACAAAATTACGAATATCTTTTGCAAAAGTAAGTATAATGTGTTGGAAATCAGCCAGGTAATCATTTATCTCAGTGGACTAAAGTGTGATGTAGCTAATAAAGTAATACACTATCTGACAGAAGACGTCTTCAACGACGTAAACACAGAACTTGACTGGATAAGAATTGGATCCGAAGACATGTACACGACATTAAGATTTCACGTCGTTAACCGTCTGGTGTTATCTTTAGTGCAGGGCATGATGATCAGCTGTTATCAGGAGGCTAAAGTCAGCAGACCAAAACATATTCGTCTGGAAATGAGTCATTTCATATTTCATGCAAACGTAAACAAGAACGAAAACGATGATTTGTTGCAAATTTTAATGATGAACACGTCCCATGTTCGAACACTAATTTTAGAACGCGATGTATTAgaagaaaatataatattaacagtCCTTCAACAGTCAAAACATTGCATCGAACGCTTGAAAACGCCAGGATCTCGAGCAATTATATCCGAATTAAATAATCTGAACGTAAATAGGTTGGATTTAATCGGAATTAGCGACGTGTCATTGTTTTCCGGGCTGCTTCCATCCATGAGTAACC
Encoded here:
- the LOC127836086 gene encoding uncharacterized protein LOC127836086 isoform X2; translated protein: MLPVSPIWYGREKSIMDIFVPIQFHHVAREKNGSRRDTEQKVETYKDMFYTNTTLNDRVSIQGDPGMGKTTFLGKLVIDWCNSDSKDPEPSSKFSDVEILQNFRFLFHIKLRDSVGQNKVVNMIKTQIIDEIYFNKKQQREAYDLLGSILERETCLVTMDGLNEWTDHTKENPIPKLYSISKQCVVLTTSRPWKIADKRIRDSEIGTLIEAVGITDTEQLTQNMLRSLTVEYQESYKEFMAYVEERKLNHFLASPWMLTLLVNLWVDKTFLSGSLCEINKVLIYTLFNKELPKEGFTEHIPSENAVFEHHTEICNALARDAFYFTICSEKSLVFSKQELLSTDMLSNEQLEFAIRSGVLNERHCFSTASCKSQVSFLHETIQEFFAASHIANLPEDKITNIFCKSKYNVLEISQVIIYLSGLKCDVANKVIHYLTEDVFNDVNTELDWIRIGSEDMYTTLRFHVVNRLVLSLVQGMMISCYQEAKVSRPKHIRLEMSHFIFHANVNKNENDDLLQILMMNTSHVRTLILERDVLEENIILTVLQQSKHCIERLKTPGSRAIISELNNLNVNRLDLIGISDVSLFSGLLPSMSNLTYLRIEKTDFNEDIVPPSPVENVLNVRLPIMLQHVDLLNCTISPQWLCSLLITLSSLDHQVKCVLSNVVLYLYKETRGHELRTHVSDLRSEMMSHDMSNIEILVENVSKELFEILRDTSIGIFDLRTSMHWS
- the LOC127836086 gene encoding uncharacterized protein LOC127836086 isoform X1 — protein: MAEYCVEGEGKKWLLETMRMMLREEINEGLHDFNIERVHKRDEHANDVEAEYQQKCREFLGRLKEYYKKKLTMLPVSPIWYGREKSIMDIFVPIQFHHVAREKNGSRRDTEQKVETYKDMFYTNTTLNDRVSIQGDPGMGKTTFLGKLVIDWCNSDSKDPEPSSKFSDVEILQNFRFLFHIKLRDSVGQNKVVNMIKTQIIDEIYFNKKQQREAYDLLGSILERETCLVTMDGLNEWTDHTKENPIPKLYSISKQCVVLTTSRPWKIADKRIRDSEIGTLIEAVGITDTEQLTQNMLRSLTVEYQESYKEFMAYVEERKLNHFLASPWMLTLLVNLWVDKTFLSGSLCEINKVLIYTLFNKELPKEGFTEHIPSENAVFEHHTEICNALARDAFYFTICSEKSLVFSKQELLSTDMLSNEQLEFAIRSGVLNERHCFSTASCKSQVSFLHETIQEFFAASHIANLPEDKITNIFCKSKYNVLEISQVIIYLSGLKCDVANKVIHYLTEDVFNDVNTELDWIRIGSEDMYTTLRFHVVNRLVLSLVQGMMISCYQEAKVSRPKHIRLEMSHFIFHANVNKNENDDLLQILMMNTSHVRTLILERDVLEENIILTVLQQSKHCIERLKTPGSRAIISELNNLNVNRLDLIGISDVSLFSGLLPSMSNLTYLRIEKTDFNEDIVPPSPVENVLNVRLPIMLQHVDLLNCTISPQWLCSLLITLSSLDHQVKCVLSNVVLYLYKETRGHELRTHVSDLRSEMMSHDMSNIEILVENVSKELFEILRDTSIGIFDLRTSMHWS